In one Bacillus thuringiensis genomic region, the following are encoded:
- the spoVT gene encoding stage V sporulation protein T, giving the protein MKATGIVRRIDDLGRVVIPKEIRRTLRIREGDPLEIFVDRDGEVILKKYSPISELGDFAKEYADALYDSLGHNVLVCDRDSIIAVSGVSKKEYLNKSVGDLIEKTMEERKSVIMTDESDISIIDGVTEKVHSYTVGPIVANGDPIGAVIIFSKEAIISEIEHKAVNTAASFLAKQMEQ; this is encoded by the coding sequence ATGAAAGCAACTGGAATCGTACGTCGAATTGATGATTTAGGCAGGGTCGTAATCCCGAAGGAAATTCGTAGAACTTTACGTATTCGAGAAGGAGACCCACTAGAAATATTTGTTGATCGCGATGGAGAGGTAATTTTAAAGAAGTATTCTCCAATTAGTGAGCTAGGTGATTTTGCAAAAGAATATGCTGATGCTTTATATGACAGCTTAGGACATAATGTGCTTGTGTGTGATCGAGATTCTATCATCGCAGTATCAGGCGTATCGAAAAAAGAATACTTAAATAAAAGTGTTGGCGATTTAATTGAAAAAACGATGGAAGAACGAAAGTCTGTTATTATGACGGATGAAAGTGATATTTCCATTATTGATGGTGTAACAGAAAAGGTTCATTCTTATACAGTTGGACCAATTGTTGCAAACGGAGATCCGATTGGAGCCGTCATTATTTTTTCAAAAGAAGCTATTATAAGCGAGATCGAGCATAAAGCGGTTAATACTGCTGCCAGTTTCTTAGCGAAACAAATGGAACAGTAA